In Rhodobacter sp. 24-YEA-8, the following are encoded in one genomic region:
- a CDS encoding integrase core domain-containing protein: MHAWETGSQAKAAIGSWITFYNHRRPHAAHGGRPPPWATSTESKPTGRHRL; this comes from the coding sequence CTGCACGCCTGGGAGACCGGGTCGCAGGCAAAGGCCGCCATCGGGTCTTGGATCACATTCTACAACCATCGGCGGCCACACGCTGCCCATGGCGGGCGGCCCCCCCCGTGGGCTACTTCAACAGAATCGAAACCGACCGGCAGGCACAGGCTGTAG
- a CDS encoding AraC family transcriptional regulator — translation MDEASGRFSDMLISRNMFQHLSLLMLPLIGILMLRLAASAPGGDAIDAGSDEPGPPNPVPNVNDALVLERLTAPLSERRLYRDPDLTLDRLSCRLGIPARQVSGAINCQLGCNVSQAINDWRIREAMRLLLETAAPVTQVMFNFGFQTKSNFNREFRQVAGSAPNEWRQQRRQAAS, via the coding sequence ATGGACGAGGCGAGCGGCCGCTTCTCAGATATGCTGATCTCAAGGAATATGTTCCAGCACCTCAGCCTGCTGATGCTACCGCTGATAGGCATCTTAATGCTGCGCCTGGCCGCCAGCGCTCCCGGCGGCGATGCGATCGACGCCGGGAGCGACGAACCTGGTCCGCCCAATCCAGTGCCCAATGTCAACGACGCGCTGGTGCTGGAGCGGCTCACCGCGCCCTTGAGTGAGCGGCGGCTCTACCGCGATCCCGACCTGACGCTGGATCGCCTGTCCTGCCGTCTCGGCATCCCGGCCCGGCAGGTCTCTGGCGCGATCAACTGTCAGCTTGGCTGCAATGTGTCGCAAGCCATAAACGACTGGCGAATTCGCGAGGCAATGCGGCTTCTGCTGGAAACGGCGGCGCCTGTCACCCAAGTCATGTTCAATTTCGGCTTCCAGACCAAGTCGAATTTCAACCGGGAATTCCGCCAGGTGGCCGGCTCCGCGCCCAATGAATGGCGGCAGCAGCGCAGACAGGCGGCTAGTTGA